The Kryptolebias marmoratus isolate JLee-2015 linkage group LG21, ASM164957v2, whole genome shotgun sequence genome segment GTGTCCCACTCTGAGGTTCTGGACCGAGTCACGGGCCTCAGCTGATCCTGCAGGTCTTCTGTGGGGTTCAGGTTTGGATTGTAGCACCACCAAAGGCTCACCTGATGCGTGGCGCTCTCCTCGAGGTCTCCAACATGGCTGAACGGCTCTGAGGTCCACCGGTCCCTCGTCCAGCCTAGATGCTCCCTGGCCCAGGCAGGACGATGGCGCCTGCGCCTGGCAGTGTGTTCAGGGACCCTGAAACGGTTTCTCCTGGTCTGACGGGACACCTCGGGCTCCTGGAGTTCAGAGGTCATCAGTGTGGGATGTGTCCGAAGGACGTCCACGTCTTCCAACCTGCTGCTGACCTCCGTCTGAGAACATCCTGTTTGAAGCCTCGTCTCATGATGTCAAAGTGTGGACGACATGAAGCAGGAACATTATTGGATGAAATTCATGcaagttgtttaaaaagcacTGAGACCCTGAACAGCTGGACGTGAGCGTTCAAAGGGTGACAGAAGATCTTATTAAggtcacaaaaagacaaataataacTTTTTGTGAGTtgtgtatatgtttgttttctccctcAGCAGCTGGCTGTAAATGTGATAAAACTTAATTTCATGACAgatttcagacagaaacactttCTTCTTATTCTGTTATGAAAGTTTTCTTCAGAAAACGTTTCTTGTCGTGGTTCTGAAATTAAAGATGTTTATGTTTAGGAGCCACAGGTTTCAGAGTCTTGGgtgaaactctggcattaaaagctggcgggcgataagcattccttcactGAACCGGTGCAGGTTTTCCCCCGCAGGTAGCTGTGTTTCAGTGGATTCGGTGTCCGCTCACGGCTGAAGTCCTGTTTACTTCCTGTCCCGAGGCGAGCAGCTGCTCTCGGTTTTCTATTTTCTGCTCcgagtttctgcagctgctgcccgtCACTCAAGGATCCGACAGAAGGTCGGCTCGAACCAACGTTCAGACATGGAGGTAAAGATTCTGGTCTCTGTGTTCCTGCTCGCTCTGCTCTCCAACGGTGAGTTCAGCTCTGATGTGTCTGTCTACAACTGTCTACAAACTCAGGTAATTCTGTGCGTCTGTCAGGAAACAGAAATGCGGATTGTTTTGTTCGTTTCGTGCCTCAGAGTGTCTCTGCAGGAACGAGGAGGAGCGTCTGATCAACTACCTGTTCAAAGAGAAAGGCTACAACAAGGAGCTGCGGCCCGTTGAACGGCAGCAGGATGTCGTTGAAGTTTATCTGGCCCTAACTCTGTCCAACCTCATCTCCCTGGTAAAAATAcaacctgtttctgttttcacatccTACAAATGTGACTCGTTGCTGCAAAATGAGTCTGAATGAGGCCAGGCTGCAGCGGGAGATCAGAGAAAATATTGGTTTCTGCCGTAAATGAGTCCTTAAAGACACTGTGTAGTGATCCGggcataaaatcattttaatctacttttaaatcaaaaacttcTAACAAGTACGTCCTCAGAAATAATCCCTTAAATTTCCTTTAGAACTGACTATTTTACTCCTTTTTACAGTAGATATATGGCTGGAATACCCAAACCGGTGCTCTTgtgaacaaaactttaaaaactttcaaCAATCTACggatcattttgaagctttagagacagagattttaaaaatattaactgtttaaaaaaaaaaacaccgtATGGAGCCACGTTTCTGTCTGTGAATTCATGACCCTTTAccatagaaatgtcaaactgcacagctgaacaCCTCGCGTgtcagggatgatccctattgatttcaaggtcattgggtcaaaggtcaaggtcacaggtgacccctttgtgaacATCTTGTCTGTGCTGAGTACCACAGAAATATCTTGAGAATGTTCCTACCGATGGGAGCATCGTGTCCTGTTGGCGGTTCTCGTGTTTCAGTTTAATCTGCGTCtctttgactgtttttagtAAATCTGTATAAAGTTTGGAAACCAAATGGTGCCAACAAGACTGCAATCAGCCTTTTCTCCTCCATCGTGTGCAGAAAGAAGTAGACGAGACGCTGCTGACCAATGTGTGGATCGATCATGTGAGTCGAAGGGACTTtcttattttcacttttaataaaacctccAGTTCTTTGTGTGAAATTCCTGCGATGTGTGTCAGACGTGGACCGACTACAGGCTGTCGTGGAACGCCTCGGAGTTTGACGGCATCGAAACGCTTCGCCTGCCGCCCAGCATGGTGTGGCTGCCAGAGATCGTGTTGGAGAACAAGTACgatttattttgtcagattttccATCTTCTGTACATCTGTCTGACAATAAATCAGACTTCCTGTGTTGGTAAATCCAGATGTTCTGTGATCTGTGCCTCCTCGTCCCTCAGTAACGATGCCCAGTTCGAGGTGGCCTACTACTCCAACGTTCTGGTGTATCCCAGCGGCGGCTGCTACTGGTTACCTCCCGCCATCTTCCGTTCTTCCTGTTCCATCAACGTCAACTACTTCCCCTTCGACTGGCAGAACTGCACGCTCAGATTCACGTGAGTTCGAAGCtactagctttagcttttagctactggtgatttcagcttttgttctgattgttttaacttaaagaaGTCAGCTGATGTCACGTTTATGgacatttaaaagtgttgaaaataaaaccatgcaTCGGAGCTTAACGTCTCGCTCCAGAAACCCTGaagtcagcattttgttttgctgcctgcAGCTCCTTGACGTACAACGCTAAAGAGATCAAGATGATGCTGAAGACAGACGGAAAcgagacgcacacacacacggtggaGTGGATCATCATTGACCCTGAGGGCTTCACAGGTAACATCTGTCTCCACTAACGCAGTTTACATTTAAATCCCTTGGATTGTAAGATCTGTTCGCTCTCAGAGAATCTGTtagggaggactctcagctactaccacaccaaattctagctcagtatctgcagaactgactgagttgtagtcgttttggACCCATGACCAACGATCACTCTGCTCTGGTTGTGGAAACGCAGCTGTGAACTGGGTCCTCGGTGGTCCTGGACAGAATCAGCAGAGTCTCATTGGTCCACATGTTTGTTGTGTCTGCAGAGAACGGCGAGTGGGAGATCGTCCACCGGCCGGCCAAGAAGAACACCTACAAGCACATTCCCATGGAGAGCAACAAGCACCAGGACATCACCTTCTACCTCATCATCAAACGCAAACCTCTCTTCTACATCGTCAACATCATCATCCCCTGTGTCCTCATCTCCTTCCTGGCCTCTCTGGTGTACTACCTGCCAGCCGACAGTCAGTCAGCGGTCCTGTTCAGAACAACACTTCGGACTCTGCTGTCCTGGTGGTAAAGTgactgtttgtgttcaggtggGGAGAAGATGACGTTGTCCATCTCTGTGCTTCTGGCTCAGTCTGTCTTCCTGCTGCTGATCTCTCAAAGGCTGCCGGAGACGTCCACGACCGTCCCGCTCATAGTCAAGTAGGTTTTCTTTactctacttttagctttagcttctaAGTTTCCTTCAAGTCTGGAAGCACACACCATGCTAAAACCCATCTGTCTGAACAGGTTCTGCTCTGAATTAgtgacacatttctttaaaaggaaGATCCAGAAACTGTTCAAAGGTTCCTCAGACTGATGTGGACCTCCTTCACTTCTCAGGTATTTGATGTTCATCATGGTTCTGGTTACGGTGGTCGTGTTGAACTGCGTCGTCGTCCTCAACCTGCACTTCCGGACCCCGAGCACACACGTCATGACCGACTGGACCAAGCGGGTAAAACATAGACTGTAACCAAAGTTGATCCTAGAACGTCTTCACCTCAAGCTGTTTGCGTTTTGGTCCAGTTTTTCCTGGAGCGGCTGCCCCAGATCCTGCGGATGTCCCGTCCCGCGGAGGATGAGCCCATGTGGGACGGAGTGTTGCCACGGCGAGCCAGTTCTGTGGGGTACATCACGGCTGCGGAGGAGTACTACAGCATCAAGTCCCGCAGCGAGCTGATGTTCGAGAAGCAGTCGGAGAGGCACGGCTTCACCAAACGGCCCACGCACACCGCAGGTACCCGGCTCGGATTTATTCCCGTACGACAGGAACCGTAGCTCAGACTGATCAGGCCTCTCTGTGCTCAGTGGTGAAGCCGCAGGAGGAAGACGGCGTGACGGAGCAGCTGTACGGAGAGATCAAACCGGCCGTGGTCGGAGCCAACTACATCATCGATCACATGCACAACAAGAACGACTACAACGAGGTGAGTGGGGCGCACTCTAAAACAACGACGGGTCGATGAAGAAAATTAACCCTGTCTTCACAGGAGAAGGACAACTGGAGCGGGATCGCTCGGACCGTGGACCGCCTCTGCCTCTTCCTCATCACTCCCATTATGACTCTCGGCaccatcatcatcttcctcaCGGGACTCTGCAACTACCCGCCTCGTCTGCCCTTCAAAGGAGACCCACACGACTACACAAATAACAGCGCGCGGCTGTTGAGGAATTACTGAAGAGTCAATCGACTTCTCTTCCcacagcatttttctttttatacaacAAGTTACCAGTCAGATTCATTTTTATCATCaggattctgtttgttttgatttattttggtctGAAATCCTGAAGTTTGTGATTCGAGACTTTATGTGTGAGGTGTGAAGAAACATTTaccaacaaatataaaatattacactcagtttgtcattaaaacatttagatttattaaaaattaaactgatatCCCTGCTGTAACAGAATccttttattgcaaaataacaaattctgattattattttttaaacttcactttTGTGGCTTACAGGATgaattttgaacagaaaatttCGACATctcacaatttgtttttctatttttagaagGTAAAAGTTTCTGgtaaaatattcacaaacatttacagaaaaatacttAAACTTAAGTTTGACCAAATTTTAGAAATGTCCTACAAgatttgaaggattttttttgtagtgtttaaacttatttgccacatttttaaaacttaacatttaaatttacaattttAACATAAAAGGCTAATTTGTAccacaaaagcaaagttttgggttaattgttgttttaatttacttgtttagtttagttttaaggAACTGGGAAATTATAGTTTTAACccaggagcaaaacaaaaataaaaggagtgtttatatttatatttgatgtGTTGTGTGGCTGAAAAGTTAATTTTTGACCCTCTGTGTTGGGTCGATGTttgtctggttctgttcaggatGAGACCGGGCCAAAGAACCAGGGGGGTGGACTCCAGGTCAGTCATGCTCTCCGgttccggttctggttctggttccggttctggttctggttccggttctggttctggttctggttcactcttcctgcaggaacaactgtaaataaaaacaaaactgaacttgAAGTCTTCTGTTCTGGTTGTGGGCTGAAACATAATCAGGATCCAAACAGAAGATCACGTGTCTGTTTACTCTGAGCTTTCTGAACAGGTAGAACTCAGGTGACGTCATTAACACAGGACCATAATACAAACTAAAacggtttgttttttattaactacttcttaaataatattttaaagcagagaCACAGACTCTGGtctaacagaaaataaataactggaCAAAAATATACACAGTGATGCTCACCTAATTGCTCTTTAGTCGGGAAAGTTAgaaccaatgacttatatgaatagacatgacatcacgtgactttggatgagctaaaaacgccgccatcttaCGATAGTAATACAGCTCCGCTTCTGCGCTTATCTatacaggaatgccttcttcttatgctgcatttttctgcacaaatcttcacggaaaatgtccggacggcgttacatttaatcggtaagtgtttttcttttaataacaaggctgtttaacaaggagattattgcctgagtctaactttactgcagaagacgagcatcaatactggacgttattagcactagttttaatgtaaaactttgtgttatgcttctgtgaagtcaaggtctcgtgtttaaacataaacatgtgtggCATTAACTGAAAAGTTAGAATCAGGGACGTGACTGCCCTGCTACTGCAAAGTTCATGGAGGTAAAATGCCTTTGTAATTAACCGTgcttaagataattttattatgTACCAAAAATGCAGACTTACATTTGTATAATTGTGTAATCAATGCATTTGCACACTGTCATATCATAAACNNNNNNNNNNNNNNNNNNNNNNNNNNNNNNNNNNNNNNNNNNNNNNNNNNNNNNNNNNNNNNNNNNNNNNNNNNNNNNNNNNNNNNNNNNNNNNNNNNNNNNNNNNNNNNNNNNNNNNNNNNNNNNNNNNNNNNNNNNNNNNNNNNNNNNNNNNNNNNNNNNNNNNNNNNNNNNNNNNNNNNNNNNNNNNNNNNNNNNNNNNNNNNNNNNNNNNNNNNNNNNNNNNNNNNNNNNNNNNNNNNNNNNNNNNNNNNNNNNNNNNNNNNNNNNNNNNNNNNNNNNNNNNNNNNNNNNNNNNNNNNNNNNNNNNNNNNNNNNNNNNNNNNNNNNNNNNNNNNNNNNNNNNNNNNNNNNNNNNNNNNNNNNNNNNNNNNNNNNNNNNNNNNNNNNNNNNNNNNNNNNNNNNNNNNNNNNNNNNNNNNNNNNNNNNNNNNNNNNNNNNNNNNNNNNNNNNNNNNNNNNNNNNNNNNNNNNNNNNNNNNNNNNNNNNNNNNNNNNNNNNNNNNNNNNNNNNNNNNNNNNNNNNNNNNNNNNNNNNNNNNNNNNNNNNNNNNNNNNNNNNNNNNNNNNNNNNNNNNNNNNNNNNNNNNNNNNNNNNNNNNNNNNNNNNNNNNNNNNNNNNNNNNNNNNNN includes the following:
- the chrnd gene encoding acetylcholine receptor subunit delta isoform X1 gives rise to the protein MEVKILVSVFLLALLSNECLCRNEEERLINYLFKEKGYNKELRPVERQQDVVEVYLALTLSNLISLKEVDETLLTNVWIDHTWTDYRLSWNASEFDGIETLRLPPSMVWLPEIVLENNNDAQFEVAYYSNVLVYPSGGCYWLPPAIFRSSCSINVNYFPFDWQNCTLRFTSLTYNAKEIKMMLKTDGNETHTHTVEWIIIDPEGFTENGEWEIVHRPAKKNTYKHIPMESNKHQDITFYLIIKRKPLFYIVNIIIPCVLISFLASLVYYLPADSGEKMTLSISVLLAQSVFLLLISQRLPETSTTVPLIVKYLMFIMVLVTVVVLNCVVVLNLHFRTPSTHVMTDWTKRFFLERLPQILRMSRPAEDEPMWDGVLPRRASSVGYITAAEEYYSIKSRSELMFEKQSERHGFTKRPTHTAVVKPQEEDGVTEQLYGEIKPAVVGANYIIDHMHNKNDYNEEKDNWSGIARTVDRLCLFLITPIMTLGTIIIFLTGLCNYPPRLPFKGDPHDYTNNSARLLRNY
- the chrnd gene encoding acetylcholine receptor subunit delta isoform X2, with translation MCLSTTVYKLRNEEERLINYLFKEKGYNKELRPVERQQDVVEVYLALTLSNLISLKEVDETLLTNVWIDHTWTDYRLSWNASEFDGIETLRLPPSMVWLPEIVLENNNDAQFEVAYYSNVLVYPSGGCYWLPPAIFRSSCSINVNYFPFDWQNCTLRFTSLTYNAKEIKMMLKTDGNETHTHTVEWIIIDPEGFTENGEWEIVHRPAKKNTYKHIPMESNKHQDITFYLIIKRKPLFYIVNIIIPCVLISFLASLVYYLPADSGEKMTLSISVLLAQSVFLLLISQRLPETSTTVPLIVKYLMFIMVLVTVVVLNCVVVLNLHFRTPSTHVMTDWTKRFFLERLPQILRMSRPAEDEPMWDGVLPRRASSVGYITAAEEYYSIKSRSELMFEKQSERHGFTKRPTHTAVVKPQEEDGVTEQLYGEIKPAVVGANYIIDHMHNKNDYNEEKDNWSGIARTVDRLCLFLITPIMTLGTIIIFLTGLCNYPPRLPFKGDPHDYTNNSARLLRNY